From Triticum aestivum cultivar Chinese Spring chromosome 4A, IWGSC CS RefSeq v2.1, whole genome shotgun sequence, a single genomic window includes:
- the LOC123087950 gene encoding probable O-methyltransferase 2 isoform X1, translating to MAAQADTIEVPTDAELLQAQADLWRHSLYYLSSMGLRCAVQLGIPTTIHRLGGVASLPDLMAALSLPSVKMPFLGRLMRVLGTSGVFGADKDPECGGELYRLTPLSRILVDGVDADEHHSQKYFVLAVTSPRLAEAALGLADWFKKDLEPPVPSPFEDMHGAPIFDERTPLMDEEFDAVTNQGLAAHDNLGIATILRECGDIFKGLESLTDCCGGDGMTARALVKAYPHIKCTVLDLPKVIDKAPNDGVVNYVAGDLFHTVPSSQAVMLKLVLHFWSDEDCVKILTQCKKAIPPRDEGGKVIIIDIVIGPSLGPIMFEAQLLMDMLMMVNTRGVQRSENDWRKLFMEAGFKDYKIVKKLGARCVIEVYP from the exons ATGGCGGCTCAGGCAGACACCATTGAAGTTCCCACGGACGCTGAGCTGCTGCAGGCGCAGGCTGACCTGTGGCGCCACAGCCTCTACTACCTCTCGTCCATGGGGCTCCGTTGCGCCGTCCAGCTTGGGATCCCGACCACCATCCACCGCCTCGGCGGGGTCGCCTCACTGCCCGACCTGATGGCCGCGTTGTCCCTTCCATCGGTAAAGATGCCGTTCCTCGGCCGGCTCATGCGCGTGCTCGGGACGTCGGGCGTCTTCGGAGCCGACAAAGACCCCGAGTGCGGCGGGGAGCTCTACCGCCTCACCCCGCTGTCCCGCATCCTTGTGGACGGCGTCGACGCGGATGAGCACCACAGCCAAAAGTATTTTGTGCTTGCCGTGACCTCGCCACGTCTCGCGGAGGCGGCGTTGGGGCTGGCGGACTGGTTCAAGAAGGACCTTGAGCCACCAGTGCCGTCTCCCTTCGAGGACATGCATGGCGCCCCTATCTTTGATGAGAGAACGCCCCTCATGGACGAAGAGTTTGACGCCGTTACAAACCAAGGCTTGGCTGCCCACGACAACCTGGGGATTGCCACCATACTGCGAGAGTGCGGTGACATCTTCAAGGGGCTTGAGTCTCTCACTGACTGCTGCGGTGGTGATGGTATGACAGCGAGGGCTCTTGTCAAGGCTTACCCGCACATCAAGTGCACCGTGTTGGACCTTCCGAAGGTGATAGACAAAGCCCCAAATGATGGTGTCGTTAACTATGTAGCGGGTGACCTATTTCACACCGTCCCATCTTCTCAAGCTGTGATGCTCAAG CTTGTACTACATTTCTGGAGCGATGAGGATTGTGTGAAAATCTTGACCCAGTGCAAGAAGGCCATTCCTCCACGCGACGAGGGAGGAAAGGTAATTATCATAGACATTGTGATTGGACCTTCCTTAGGGCCAATAATGTTTGAAGCCCAACTCCTGATGGATATGCTCATGATGGTGAACACAAGAGGGGTCCAACGGAGTGAAAATGACTGGCGCAAGCTATTCATGGAAGCAGGATTCAAAGACTATAAAATTGTGAAGAAACTGGGAGCTCGATGCGTTATCGAGGTCTACCCATAA
- the LOC123087950 gene encoding probable O-methyltransferase 2 isoform X2 has product MAAQADTIEVPTDAELLQAQADLWRHSLYYLSSMGLRCAVQLGIPTTIHRLGGVASLPDLMAALSLPSVKMPFLGRLMRVLGTSGVFGADKDPECGGELYRLTPLSRILVDGVDADEHHSQKYFVLAVTSPRLAEAALGLADWFKKDLEPPVPSPFEDMHGAPIFDERTPLMDEEFDAVTNQGLAAHDNLGIATILRECGDIFKGLESLTDCCGGDGMTARALVKAYPHIKCTVLDLPKVIDKAPNDGVVNYVAGDLFHTVPSSQAVMLKLVLHFWSDEDCVKILTQCKKAIPPRDEGGKRGPTE; this is encoded by the exons ATGGCGGCTCAGGCAGACACCATTGAAGTTCCCACGGACGCTGAGCTGCTGCAGGCGCAGGCTGACCTGTGGCGCCACAGCCTCTACTACCTCTCGTCCATGGGGCTCCGTTGCGCCGTCCAGCTTGGGATCCCGACCACCATCCACCGCCTCGGCGGGGTCGCCTCACTGCCCGACCTGATGGCCGCGTTGTCCCTTCCATCGGTAAAGATGCCGTTCCTCGGCCGGCTCATGCGCGTGCTCGGGACGTCGGGCGTCTTCGGAGCCGACAAAGACCCCGAGTGCGGCGGGGAGCTCTACCGCCTCACCCCGCTGTCCCGCATCCTTGTGGACGGCGTCGACGCGGATGAGCACCACAGCCAAAAGTATTTTGTGCTTGCCGTGACCTCGCCACGTCTCGCGGAGGCGGCGTTGGGGCTGGCGGACTGGTTCAAGAAGGACCTTGAGCCACCAGTGCCGTCTCCCTTCGAGGACATGCATGGCGCCCCTATCTTTGATGAGAGAACGCCCCTCATGGACGAAGAGTTTGACGCCGTTACAAACCAAGGCTTGGCTGCCCACGACAACCTGGGGATTGCCACCATACTGCGAGAGTGCGGTGACATCTTCAAGGGGCTTGAGTCTCTCACTGACTGCTGCGGTGGTGATGGTATGACAGCGAGGGCTCTTGTCAAGGCTTACCCGCACATCAAGTGCACCGTGTTGGACCTTCCGAAGGTGATAGACAAAGCCCCAAATGATGGTGTCGTTAACTATGTAGCGGGTGACCTATTTCACACCGTCCCATCTTCTCAAGCTGTGATGCTCAAG CTTGTACTACATTTCTGGAGCGATGAGGATTGTGTGAAAATCTTGACCCAGTGCAAGAAGGCCATTCCTCCACGCGACGAGGGAGGAAAG AGGGGTCCAACGGAGTGA